gGTAATTCCCTCATCTCATGGCATTCAAAGAAACAAACTGCGGTCTCCAAATCCTCGGCTGAAGCAATATATCGTGCAATGGCTTCCCTCTCCACTGAGTTCACTTGGCTGAGGCATCTCCTCTCTGACCTTGCCATTTCTCATCCTCAACCAGCTGACATGTATTGTGATAATCAGGCTGCTCTTCACATAGTAACTAACCCCGTCTTCCATGAGAGGACAAAACACATAGAGGTGAATTGCCACCTAATTCGAGATCAAATTCTTGCAAAACAAATCAGAACTGCACATGTCTCTACACATTCATAGCTAGCTGATATTTTTACTAAATCTCTCCCTTCATACACTCTGTGTGCTCATTTATCCAAGATGagaatagataatatatattctccatcttgtgggGGGATATTAGAGCAGCATGTTCATCACATGAGCTCCTCTAATGTAATTCATCAAGATCAAGCTGATAATGCTACCATGAAGACATCTGACTTGCAACCTCATGTACTCGCAGCTTGTGATAATGCTCCTCTCAAACTACCAGAAATGGTCCTATTGTAATTAAGTCATCATGTCATTTTATGTAATTCTACAGTTTGTTACGTAGCTATAGCACTTAGATGAATATTCCCTTTTACCTTTGGCTTGTCAGAGTTAGTTAttctttgttatatataaacCAGAACCTAGCACCTCTTGTAATTATTGAGATAGTGAATGAATTGAATTCAGAAAGTTTTGTCTCCCCCTTCCTTCTTCTAGTTAATTGTTCGGCAACTTAGTTTTATTTGCTTCTCTTACACTCCTACATGTACAAATGAAGAAGGGTAGagaatttttagttttgttaaAGGGAATGCCCTTCTTGGGGATGTAAATCACTATATATAGTGCCACTTGCAGCTATAGGCTATAGCTATGAATAAGATTAACGGAAAAACTGAGAAGCATTGTTTTATCAGCTAGGACTTGTGCTAAGCTTTTATATAAagagaattttatatatatatatatatatatatatatatatattacaaattgacatgatttaaaGTTACATCAAAGCcactatatattttgtaattttcatatcaaaattaGTAGATTTTGATACAATCTAATATGGAAAGCATAATTTCTCatctttaaatatatgaacGCCATATCCGTCCTTCCAAATAAATAACAACGATGGAAACATCATCATGATAACGGCGGCGCTCCCCTTGTGGGATATCTAGTAACTCATCCAACTCCATATCTGCAATATTGCAATTACCTCGAGCTGAGTTCATTATTagattttaactatttttttttccctatccTACCATTTTGTTTatgaggtttggattcaaaattcacctcaactcatttcatctcatcgttacaatttttttaaatttttaaataaaatataataaacaattcaaaattttcaaattctaaaataacttttccaaattcccataccaaatataataaataattcaacttttattctactattcacaaaccatctcaacctcatctctgaatccaaacctctccgtacataaacaatattatttttcattctaaatcttataattttttgtcacACTTATTGATATGGCATATTCTAAATAGTTTTGTGTATCAACCACTAGCTAAAATAATAAGGGTTTTGCTATACATTGACTACTATTTATCCACACACTCCATACTcaacagttttttattttttattcttttcataaggtgtggggtagtgaatagtagctaatgaaaataattattcaaataataactATTTAACATTGACACATCAATAAGCATAATTAAAGTTTAGGATGAACATCAAAGCTGACTAAATTACCATGTTTTTGAGCAGCTTGAAACAATACTTGTTCGATGAGGTATTGTGCGGGATCTCCTTTAGGATATTTATTGATGAAGTATTCTACTTGAGAGACAGCTTCTTCGTTGCTTAAGTACTGATAAAGCCCATCGGAGGACAATATCAAGAATCTGTCCCTTGGGCCAAGCTTGTAGTGGTAGAGTGAAGGTAAGCATGTGATGTAAGGGGATGTCCCAACATACTCGATTCTAAACATCTCCAAAAGTGCATCATTCCACTTAGGCTGCATGcaaagaaaatcattttcagttcttatcaaaataatatcctTGGCCTTGGGTAACTAGCCATTCAAAGAACCAAGCCAATAAATAAATCCTATTAAAAAACCGATGTGTAAACCTATCATATCATCTAATATAAAAAGTAGAGTGATGCTAGGCTGCTGCCTAGTAGTGACCGGTGGGTGTGCCGTCTAtgcaaaatttatcttttttattttttttatttttcgttttcatatttttttaacatatttaaatatttttttaaaaaaaaatatcaatacattaatagtcacttctttaatcagtaagtaaaaaaaaaaaaaattaaatacataagcagtcaaaatgagaggacgtattagcattattctaaaatgtatgtgttttagtttttctttacGACTGTAATGGGTATTTGTTTACACATTAGTTTATAGTAGCAGAACTCTTTAAAGAACATATTTAAAATCTAACTACCAAAAAGATGTTCAAGTTTTTATTTAGCGTTCAATTGTTGCATGCAAAGATTTTATGGAATTAACTATCATTGTTTACAATATGCATATTTGTTtctgagtaatattagatataatcgTAAGGTGTACAAGTCCAACAcaatccatttgaaaaaagtgaggcttattattaaaaaaaattgggccTTTTCATGTGGCTTTCAAGTGtgctttacatttttttttttcaaaggttTGCACATCTTAGAACTAAAAACGAATTTCCTATTTTTTCATGCTTCTTATAGGATACCTGTTTGAGAAATCCAACCCCAAAAGCCCGAGTGACCTTTAAATAACCTTTGACTCGATCATTCTCAATTGCAGAAGCATCATCAGGATGGTCAGTTCTAATTCTATGAACTTCCTGAAATCCAAAAGGGCCTTAGTCTCATCTTATGATCAGAAGAACATAATTTCTGAATAGCAATTTTAATTACCTCTTCCACATATGTGCTGTGATCAGTAGTGAGTTGGAGGGGAATTAAATTGGGTAATACCCCCCATCCAAAACCATGATCGatctacaagaaaactgcttatttgcgaccagttaattccagcaaaatgattatttgcaaCTAAAATTAGTTGCGATAAGTCTTTTGGTCGCAATAAATTGGTCACAAAAGTCTGTTTTTCTTGTGATTTCTTGAAGTGTCCTCTCTAATCTGTTTGACGTCCAGGTGCATTTTCCTTGGCCCAAGATCATCAAGTTCGGCCTCCTGAGCTAACACTGCACGACTATCTCCCACATTCATCAAGTAAACATCTTCATTCTTCATCAACATCACCAGAACGCATGATCCCATTAGAGCTAACTCAGGACTCTTCTCCACATTATCATCTGCAATCTCCAAATAAGCATCTTCTGTCTTCCTCAATGCCTCGGACAATGCCCTCAACACCTCTGAATGAATATCAGATCCCATTGGCCTGTCAGCCTCCAAATGACTCAGCTGTCTTGTTAACAGCTTCCTCTCAGGCTCTACTGATCTCTCAACATCACATTCACAACTACTCCAGCTTCTTTGACTTTTTCCCTTCCATTTCATCCCCAACCCTTCACGCATATCCTTGGAATTCTTAACCTgatcatttctatttgaataGGGATCCAAATCCATATCTGCATTTCTTAGCATGTCGTTTTCCTCATCTATATTCTATAAGGGAAGACTCCTCAAATCAAGCAAATTAAGATCAAGGTCACAATTCCTGCTTTACAGGCTGAAAATGTGCATGTAACAGCAGGCAAATCCTCTGTAACAGCTAGATGATTCTCGAGTAAATGCTCTGTAATTATAGGCTTAAGTTTAGCTTTCTTTCCTATAATAGAATCTGtacacttgtatatatttttggtGAAATCAATAGAAACTGAGAGTGGTGTTTTTCACTCGACAGAAATAAAAATCTCTTTGAGAATTTTCTGTGATTTACACTTTCCAAacttcatcatggtatcaggaGAGCCATCCTCCACCGAGAATTCGATCCCCCAATTTGAAAATAACCATAATCCGATCACAACCCCACCCTCTTCAACTGAAATTCCTCTCATTGCTCTCAACATTACATCTCAAATCAATGAAAAACTCACACCCTCTACCTTCCCTCAATGGCGTGCCCAATTCGAAGCCCTACTCATTGGATATAATCTCATTGATTATGTTACCGGTGACAAGCCCTGCCCTAATCTTCATGATTCCTCCACTTCCGCTCACCAAAGAACTCACTGGATCAGACAAGACAAGCTTATCCTCAGTGCCATTCTGGCATCCACAACTACCACCATCACTCCATTCATTTCCATCGCCAAAACCTCCCAAGAAGCATGGCATAAATTGCACACAATGTATGCCAGCAAGTCTCGGACTAGAGCAATGCAACTTAAAGAGGAACTAACCTTGATCAAGAAGGGAAGCCAGACGATTCAAGAGTACCTGCACACTGTCAAATCCCTCGCGGATGAAATCTCCCTCATCGATCATCCCATCTCTGAAGATGATTTAACGCTTTACATCCTCAATGGTCTGGGTGCTGATTTCCGTGAGATTGCCGCTCCTATTCGCGCACGGGAACGCCCACTCAACTTCGAGGAGTTACATGATCTTCTGGTGGGTCACGATGCTTATCTACGCCGCCTTGAAGCCTCCTCTCAGCAGCTGGTAGCCTCCGCCAACTACTCTAATCGGAGATCGGGTTCTAGTTCTTCCTCTGGAGGTCATCTCTCTAAGGGCTCCTCAAAATCACATAGTTCTGATCGCAATAATGGAGCCTTCCCGAATGCGAACTCCTCGGCCCAGTACCGAAATAATAACGGCCCACGTGACAATAGGAAGACTAAGCCCAATGGTCAGAGGCGTTACACACCAAAGTGTCAACTTTGTGAGCAGTTGGGCCATACTGCGAAATATTGTCCTCGTCTTCAATTTCCTGGAGCCACGGCAAACTGTACCTCCACTTCACCCGCTCAAGAAACAAAGTGGCTTATAGACTCGGCAGCCTCTCACAATATCACTGGTGATTTGGCTAAATTATCTATTCATTCTGAATATGATGGCACGGATGAGGTTGTCATTGGTGATGGTTCAGGTTTGCATGTTTCTCACATTGGTTCATTAGTTTTCACACCCCCACACGCACCTTTCACTTAAATGATACTCTTTGTGttccaaatattaaaaaaaatcttatctcCGTCCATAACTTTACTACCCACAATAATGTTTTTGTGGAGtttcatcctcttttttttcttgttaaggATCAGACCACGGGGGCGGTTCTACTCAAAGGTGCGTGTGAAAATGGTGTTTACACCCTTCCGGAGTCAATGGTGCAGTCTTCTCAAAAAATGGTTGTCAACATGCATGAAAGGACCTCCGTTGATGGGTGGCACAAACGTCTTGGACATCCATCTCATAAAATTGTCCAACAACTTGTCacctctttttctcttccaataaaaaaagaaaatgcttcaCATCTTTGTAATTCTTGTTCCATTAATAAAGCCCACAAACTTCCATTTCGACAAACTAGTCTTCAAAGTCATGCTCctcttgatttaatttatactgatgtttggggacccTCCAATTCTATTGGTATTGATGGATCACGTTATTATCTCATTTTGGTTGATCACTTCACCAAATATATTTGGTTTTATCCTATGGAAACAAAATCTGGTGTTAGCACAATATTTCCTCAATTTAAACATCTTGTTGAGACCAGATTTCaatccaaaatcaaaaccatcTATTCGGATAATGGCGGTGAATTTGTGGCTCTAAAAAACTATTTCTCAATTCATGGAATAAGCCACCTCACAACCGCTCCTcatacaccacaacaaaatggtgtttcCGAGCGTCGTCATCGTCACCTAGTGGAAACGGGCCTCACTCTATTACATGATGCCTCTCTACCCTTGAAATATTGGCCCCATGCTTTTTCCACTGCGGCTTATCTTATAAACCGTCAACCAACTCCTCTTCTTCAAAATATCTCTCCTTTTGAAGCATTATTTAAACAACCACCAAATTAtttgaaactaaaaaaatttggtTGTTTATGCTTTCCACTCACTAAACCgtataacaaaaacaaaatgcagcCCAAATCTCTTCCTTGTCTCTTCGTGGGCTACTCCTTGGCCCAAAATGCCTACAAGTGCTTTGATCcatcaacaaataaaatgtaTCACTCTCGGCATGTCCAATTCGATGAAACCCGAAATGGTCTCTCTGTGCATTCAGCCTCTTCGTCGTCCTCGGCAAGTGCTGCACCCATTCACGGAGTCCCTTCATGCATTCCGCAGCCTTCACCAGTGATTTCGGCAAGGGAGAACTCCTTCGCACCACCTCCAGGTAAcgcctctctcttctcttctcctaaTTCCCAAAATTTCAATTCTGCACACTCATGCCCTAATTCCGTTGCATCGCATGTTATTGAGACACAATCATCCAATTCGCATGAAATTCCACTCACTCACAACACCGATTTGTCTCCTGGCACCGCACCCACTCTCTGTGACTCACCTGCACAACAGCCCACACGAATTCACTCCATGACCACTCGGTCAATGAATAACATTCATAAACCCAAACAATTACATTCCACAACCAAACATCCCATTCCTAGCACTATTGAACCAACCTGTGTGGGACAGGCTCTTCGTGAGCCACACTGGAGAACAGCCATGTCCGAAGAGCTCACTGCTCTCATGCGTCATAGCACGTGGGAACTAGTCCCTCCTCCGAATAACTGTACACCCGTGGGGTGTAAATGGGTCTTCTGCGTTAAAAGAAAATCTGATGGGTCTGTGGATCGTTTTAAAGCGCGACTTGTCGCAAAAGGATACAATCAGTGTCCTGGATTGGATTACAAAGAAACATTTAGCCCCGTTGTGAAGCCTGCCACTATTCGAACTGTCCTACCAGTTGCTGTGATGCATGGCTGGCCCTTGAGACAACTTGATGTCaacaatgcatttttgcatggaaAGTTGACTGAAACAGTTTATATGACCCAACCTCCGGGCTTCAAAGATGCTTCAAAGCCTCATCATGTTTGCAGGTTACACAAGGCAATTTATGGCCTAAAACAGGCTCCTAGAGCCTGGTACTCAGCACTCAAAATGACAATATTGAGCCTCGGCTTTCAAAATTCCAAGGCTGACTCATCCTTGTTTATATACAACAAAAATTCTGTCTTGTGCTATTTATTGGTCTATGTGGATGACTTGGTAATCACTGGCAGTCATTTGGATTTTGTATCTCATATTATTGCTCAACTTGGAGTTCAATTCTCCTTAAAAGACATGGGGCAGCTTCACTTCTTCTTGGGCATGGAAGTCATCCCTACAAAATCAGGTCTCTTTCTATCCCAACATAAATACATTCGGGACCTTCTctcaaaaacaaatatgatgGGTGCAAAAGAGGTATCTACTCCATTGTCTACAAGCATGGCTCTTAAATTGGTTGATGGCACCACATCCTTTGATAGCACTGAGTTTCGAAGTGTCATTGGAGGGCTTCAATATTTGTCTCTAACACGCCCGGACATTTCTTTCTCAGTCAATAAATTGTCTCAGTTTATGCATAAACCTACTGTCACTCATTGGGCAGCTGCTAAGAGACTCCTCCGGTACTTGAAACATACCATTTTCCATGGtattcacattaaaaaaaattccagctTCAACCTTATCACATACTCCAATGCTGATTGGGCGGGCAATTTTGACGATCGTACATCCACCTCAGCATACATAAGCTTCCTTGGCTCAAATCCAATTTCTTGGAgttcaaaaaaacaaagagcTGTAGCATGATCGTCGACCGAGGCTGAATACCGATCTCTTGCAAATGCTGCCTCTGAAACAGTATGGCTGCTGTCCTTATTCAAGGAACTTGGACTGCCTGTCAAAGCTTCACCACAATTGTTATGTGATAATTTGGGTGCCACACAACTTAGCTATAATCCTATTCAGCACTCTCGGATGAAGCACATTCAGATCGACCTTCATTTCGTTCGTGATATGGTTCAAAAAAGAATTCTTCATGTTCAACATGTCAACACTCAAGATCAGCTCGCGGACTTATTGACAAAGCCACTATCACGACAACGCATGGACTTCCTCAAAATCAAGATTGGATTAGCTGATGGCacctccatcttgcgggggcgtataAGGGAAGACTCCTCAAATCAAGCAAATCAAGATCAAGGTCACAATTCCTGCTTTACAGGCTGAAAATGTGCATGTAACAGCAGGCAAATCCTCTGTAACAGCTAGATGATTCTCGAGTAAATGCTCTGTAATTATAGGCTTAAGTTTAGCTTTCTTTCCTATAATAGAATCTGtacacttgtatatatttttggtGAAATCAATAGAAACTGAGAGTGGTGTTTTTCACTCGACAGAAATAAAAATCTCCTTGAGAATTTTCTGTGATTTACACTTTCCAAACTTCATCATATTCCTCGTTTGTGTTTGATCATCCTCTTCAATTGAATTTGATAAGATAGATGTGGGCTCAAACTTGGCATTCCAAACTAAATCCTTGAGCTCGTTATGCACATTCGAATAGAGAATAGAAAGCAAATACTCAGTTGCATCAGGGCCATTAAACCCATCATAAATCCCCACAAAAACCCAACCATGTTCCTCAGAAATCACCACTTGAACTCGATCCTCCCCTGCCTTCCTCTCCGCCCACTGAAGTTTCTCTTTCTCCATAGAATACTGACTTTCCTGATCATAAGCATCACCCCGTTTCGAATACAAATTATCACCACGCCTCACTGTCACATTCCCATTCTTTTTCTTCGAATTGGGTTTCTTGACATTATTATCAGCTTTAACCAGTACTGCCGCAATGGATTTCATGTGAAATATCAGTTTTCTGAAGATATTAACGAAACGAGGTTTCTCCGACTCGGTTCTAGCCTTGTATATGGGGCATCCATTTTGTAGCTTGCCGCATACTTCCTCTACCGGGCCCGACACAAACGTTTTCGTTGTCAAGGGAGCATAACCAGCGATGGAGCATCGAGGGAGTGGTTGGAGAGGACTGGAAGCGAAGGATGTGGGGCTCGCGAACGAGGAGGCCCTATCAATGACGGAGGAGCTGCAAAGGTCTGGGAGAGAGGTGGAAAGAGGCGTGGAGGTGTTGGCGCGGACGGAGGCGCCAGATATCGATCTGAACGTAGTCGTTGCGAAGGAGCCGTCCACCTCGGAGGTGGAGGAAGAAGAGAATAGCCGGGGTAAGCCAGGTGGGAAGTAGCGGAAGGAATGACCCAAGCCCTCATCGAGTTGGTCGGAGAGGATCACTGGGAAGTCATGCTGGCGCCGGGAGATCTCTCCGGCGGCATCGAGGCAATGGCACGCCTTACCGATATTGTTTCCCAAAGAACAGGCAATTAAAGACGTAAATGATTCTGtagttttattgatttatttatttgcttttcttttctgtaGTGTTGTAACAaagctctagctagctaggtcatgGTGTGCTCTCGAAGAAGAGATAGAGACTGAAAGAGATGGAGGAGAAGCTAACGAAGAAGAGTGGGCTTTTGACTTTGGAGCCTACGTCGATCTCTCGTCAGTTTTGTACTcctttttctaattctttttagAGTAACATTAAAAAGTATTGTTACATAGCAGTTACGGTAGTTgtaccaatgttttgaataccgtaccagatgttgtaccggtcaaggcactggaacgaaatattttgataccggtaccgtttcgaaatagcgtttcgggataacgtttcgggatagtcgatatataaataaattatatatatataaatatatataaaaattatatttcaaaataatagtctatatataaataaattatatataaatacatatatataaaaattataaatagtctagtctaaattagggattaaaaaataaatttgtagtttgaaaaaacgaaaaaaaaaaaaaaaaaacatacaggccgaaatatcggcccgTACCGGTCGGTAttggccgaaatataggccggtacaggccgaaattcagtccgaaatggccggtaccggccggtacgatgggtattttaaccggtacggaacatatataatacctgtaccggccggacggccgaaacgaaaaatttcggccgtaccggccggtacggtacgaaatttaaaactttgagtTGTACACATATTGCACATATTATGTGGCTACTTCTACtcttttagtttagttttttattttattttatttttaatcattttgcaCTGGACCTTCCCCAGTTcccctttctctcttcctctctctctcatcaaatcTCTCTCATACTGTCTCTTTCTCATcttgaactctctctctcataccgTCTCTTTCTcatctccgtctctctctcatctccgactctctctctcatctcggtctctctctcatcatcgactctctctctctcatctcggacTCTCTCTCTAATCAGCAGCTCTTTCTCTCAttggttctctctctcactcggtctctctctctcatctatgCTCTCTCTATCATCATTTCTTTCATCTCTATATTATCAATGGCTGCTCGTGTGACACGTAATGTGTGCAATTTGAATGCAACAAAACAATAGTTGTTACTGAGACTTTTTCAATGTTAAATGAGGAGTTGACTTCCACAAATTGAGAGCATGCAGTtacacaaaaattttaaaaaatactattgtAATCATATCTCAAGAACTACAAAGTCAACGAttcgaaatattaataattaaaaaaaatttccatgaCTTTACACACTAAAAACCAAAAAGTGTCCAGTTTCTTACTTTTTGTGTATGTTTTctagaatttctcataaatttaGGATTAATTCACTAATAGGAGGTAGGGTTCTCCTATATAcactat
This genomic interval from Juglans regia cultivar Chandler chromosome 3, Walnut 2.0, whole genome shotgun sequence contains the following:
- the LOC118348037 gene encoding probable protein phosphatase 2C 23, with product MDISGGYFCLRLDCSEIEVFGVYLCHQLDSSEKEIFGGNLCRGVDQILLAIGREPLEARSFGRHSRGALVAYPGGTPFTCLEVQGVVSRHESFTSLIACSLGNNIGKACHCLDAAGEISRRQHDFPVILSDQLDEGLGHSFRYFPPGLPRLFSSSSTSEVDGSFATTTFRSISGASVRANTSTPLSTSLPDLCSSSVIDRASSFASPTSFASSPLQPLPRCSIAGYAPLTTKTFVSGPVEEVCGKLQNGCPIYKARTESEKPRFVNIFRKLIFHMKSIAAVLVKADNNVKKPNSKKKNGNVTVRRGDNLYSKRGDAYDQESQYSMEKEKLQWAERKAGEDRVQVVISEEHGWVFVGIYDGFNGPDATEYLLSILYSNVHNELKDLVWNAKFEPTSILSNSIEEDDQTQTRNMMKFGKYSIIGKKAKLKPIITEHLLENHLAVTEDLPAVTCTFSACSPSSLNKDSSHTVSEAAFARDRYSASVDDHATALCFFELQEIGFEPRKLMYAEVDVRSSKLPAQSALEDGMIDEGDFIREGFDSVQVLLNRLASLLDQGFGDGNEWSDGGSCGCQNGTEDKLVLSDPVSSLVSGSGGIMKIRAGLVTAMRGISVEEGGVVIGLWLFSNWGIEFSVEDGSPDTMMKFGKYSIIGKKAKLKPIITEHLLENHLAVTEDLPANIDEENDMLRNADMDLDPYSNRNDQVKNSKDMREGLGMKWKGKSQRSWSSCECDVERSVEPERKLLTRQLSHLEADRPMGSDIHSEVLRALSEALRKTEDAYLEIADDNVEKSPELALMGSCVLVMLMKNEDVYLMNVGDSRAVLAQEAELDDLGPRKMHLDVKQIREDTSRNHKKNNGFGWGVLPNLIPLQLTTDHSTYVEEEVHRIRTDHPDDASAIENDRVKGYLKVTRAFGVGFLKQPKWNDALLEMFRIEYVGTSPYITCLPSLYHYKLGPRDRFLILSSDGLYQYLSNEEAVSQVEYFINKYPKGDPAQYLIEQVLFQAAQKHDMELDELLDIPQGERRRYHDDVSIVVIYLEGRIWRSYI